In the Chroococcidiopsis sp. SAG 2025 genome, one interval contains:
- a CDS encoding NINE protein, with product MSIVSQQKNRKVAATLAFACTVLPMPIAGLHKFYLGQPLWGLLYLLLSWTPIPRVASAIEGFWYLVQDNEEFDLNFNSELGMSAAGMTNLANFSILSKRPSTTVMPDRVSAIADAMRELDNLRQEGLISEYEFEQKRRQLLEQI from the coding sequence ATGAGCATCGTCAGCCAACAAAAAAATCGTAAAGTTGCTGCTACTCTGGCTTTTGCTTGTACGGTGTTGCCGATGCCAATTGCTGGATTACACAAGTTTTACTTGGGACAGCCTTTGTGGGGACTGCTTTATCTACTGCTCTCGTGGACACCTATTCCCCGCGTCGCCAGCGCTATTGAAGGATTTTGGTATTTAGTTCAAGACAATGAGGAATTTGACCTTAACTTTAATTCTGAATTGGGCATGTCGGCAGCAGGCATGACGAATCTTGCCAATTTTTCCATTTTATCGAAGCGCCCCTCAACTACAGTCATGCCAGACCGAGTGAGCGCGATCGCAGATGCCATGAGAGAATTAGACAATCTCCGCCAAGAGGGGTTAATCTCGGAATACGAATTTGAGCAAAAACGCCGCCAGTTATTAGAGCAAATATAA
- a CDS encoding DUF1825 family protein produces MGFFDSDIVQQEAKQLFEDYQALIKLGNSYGKFDREGKKLYIDQMEAMMERYRIFMKRFELSEDFMAQMTVEQLKTQLNQFGITPQQMFEQMHNTLERMKAELENQS; encoded by the coding sequence ATGGGATTTTTTGATTCTGATATAGTTCAACAGGAAGCCAAACAGCTGTTTGAGGATTATCAAGCGCTGATCAAGCTGGGGAACAGCTACGGCAAATTTGACCGCGAAGGAAAAAAGCTATACATCGATCAAATGGAAGCCATGATGGAGCGCTATCGGATTTTTATGAAGCGCTTTGAACTTTCAGAAGATTTCATGGCACAAATGACGGTAGAACAACTTAAGACTCAGCTCAATCAGTTTGGGATCACGCCGCAGCAAATGTTCGAGCAAATGCATAATACTTTGGAGCGGATGAAAGCAGAGCTAGAGAATCAGTCCTAA
- a CDS encoding isoaspartyl peptidase/L-asparaginase: MELDVQPKVIIHGGAGSSLHGKGGVEAVRRSLYPVIEEVYALLLAGKSACEAVVRGCQMLEDDPLFNAGTGSVLQSDGQIRMSAALMDGIAQRFSGTINVSRVQHPIELALYLQNSPDRVLSDFGAAELLRELQLPSYDPITERRLNEWLQERQENFTKTMAAVVAEVGVGDDADTAVVDTSARRGTIGVVVLDSQGKLAVGTSTGGKGFERIGRVSDSAMPAGNYATAHAAVSCTGIGEDIIDECLAARIVVRVTDGMSLLDAMERTFAEATDRQRDLGAIALDASGAIAWGKTSDVILAAFHDGNKIADTLELPVGTQVGCI, from the coding sequence ATGGAGTTAGACGTGCAACCAAAAGTAATTATTCACGGTGGTGCAGGCAGTTCGCTACACGGCAAAGGTGGAGTAGAAGCAGTGAGGCGATCGCTCTACCCGGTTATTGAAGAGGTTTATGCTTTATTGCTGGCAGGTAAGAGTGCTTGCGAGGCAGTGGTACGCGGTTGTCAAATGTTAGAAGACGATCCCTTATTTAATGCTGGAACGGGATCGGTGCTGCAATCGGACGGACAAATTCGCATGAGTGCGGCGCTGATGGATGGTATTGCTCAAAGATTTAGCGGTACGATTAATGTCTCGCGAGTCCAGCATCCAATCGAACTAGCATTGTATTTACAAAACTCTCCCGATCGTGTGTTGTCAGACTTTGGGGCAGCAGAACTATTGCGAGAACTGCAACTGCCTAGCTACGATCCGATTACAGAGCGTCGTCTCAACGAATGGCTGCAAGAAAGGCAGGAAAATTTCACAAAGACGATGGCGGCGGTAGTGGCAGAAGTCGGGGTAGGAGACGATGCAGACACCGCAGTTGTCGATACGAGTGCTAGACGGGGAACAATTGGCGTAGTCGTGCTAGATAGCCAAGGAAAGCTAGCAGTTGGTACATCGACAGGTGGTAAGGGGTTTGAACGCATCGGGCGTGTCAGCGATTCTGCTATGCCTGCGGGAAATTATGCCACGGCACACGCTGCCGTAAGCTGTACGGGAATTGGCGAAGACATCATCGATGAGTGTTTAGCAGCGCGGATCGTCGTCCGCGTCACGGATGGAATGTCTTTGTTAGATGCGATGGAACGCACGTTCGCTGAAGCCACCGATCGCCAGCGAGACTTAGGGGCGATCGCCCTTGATGCTTCTGGTGCGATCGCCTGGGGAAAAACCAGCGACGTGATCTTGGCTGCTTTCCACGACGGCAACAAGATTGCTGACACTTTAGAGTTGCCCGTGGGGACGCAGGTTGGTTGTATTTGA
- the glmU gene encoding bifunctional UDP-N-acetylglucosamine diphosphorylase/glucosamine-1-phosphate N-acetyltransferase GlmU, giving the protein MVAVAILAAGRGTRMKSTLPKVLHQIGGRSLIERAILGSLEISPKRVLVIVGYQAEQVKTALLDPNRSLVSDSLPKLEFVEQTEQLGTGHAIQQVLPHLEGFQGDLLVLNGDVPLLRPQTLERLIQTHKQHQHAATILTAQLSDPQGYGRVFCNGQNIVQQIIEDRDCSAAQKQNRRVNAGVYCFRWQDLAKVLPQLQANNDQKEYYLTDAVNLLQPAMAVDIEDEQEILGVNDREQLATAYEILQRRIKSYWMSAGVTLIDPASVTIDDTVKIQPDVVIEPQTHLRGQTAIASGCRIGPGSLIENSQIGENVTAMYSVVSNSIVGAETQIGPYAHLRGQVEVGAGCRIGNFVELKNTKLGAETKAAHLSYLGDATIGEKVNIGCGTITANYDGVKKHPTKIGDRSKTGADSVLVAPIEIGQDVNIAAGSTITEDVPDDCLVIARSRQVVKPGWRLKSKE; this is encoded by the coding sequence ATGGTAGCGGTAGCAATTTTGGCAGCTGGGCGCGGTACGCGAATGAAATCGACGTTGCCCAAAGTCTTACATCAAATCGGAGGGCGATCGCTGATCGAACGAGCGATCCTGGGTAGTCTGGAAATCTCTCCCAAGCGAGTTTTGGTGATTGTGGGATATCAAGCCGAGCAAGTGAAGACAGCTCTTTTAGATCCCAACCGCTCGCTAGTCTCTGATTCCCTGCCAAAGTTGGAGTTTGTCGAACAAACCGAGCAATTAGGAACGGGTCATGCAATTCAGCAAGTCCTGCCACATTTAGAAGGCTTTCAAGGGGATTTATTGGTGTTGAATGGTGACGTTCCCCTGTTACGACCCCAAACGCTAGAGCGGTTGATTCAAACCCACAAACAGCACCAACATGCTGCTACCATTCTCACCGCTCAACTCTCCGATCCCCAAGGTTACGGAAGGGTATTTTGTAACGGTCAAAACATCGTCCAACAAATTATTGAAGATCGCGATTGTAGCGCAGCTCAAAAGCAAAATCGTCGCGTTAACGCTGGGGTATACTGTTTTCGCTGGCAAGATTTAGCGAAGGTACTACCGCAACTACAAGCAAACAACGACCAAAAAGAATACTATTTGACAGATGCCGTAAATTTACTCCAACCCGCGATGGCAGTTGATATCGAAGACGAACAAGAAATTTTGGGAGTCAACGATCGCGAGCAACTAGCAACTGCCTACGAGATTTTACAAAGACGCATCAAGTCCTATTGGATGTCAGCAGGAGTCACGCTAATCGATCCAGCTAGTGTCACAATTGACGACACGGTAAAAATTCAACCAGATGTTGTCATTGAGCCACAAACCCACCTACGGGGTCAAACCGCGATCGCATCTGGCTGTCGGATTGGACCAGGTAGTCTCATAGAAAATAGTCAGATTGGCGAAAACGTCACGGCGATGTATTCTGTCGTCAGCAACAGCATTGTTGGTGCTGAAACTCAAATCGGTCCCTACGCTCATCTACGAGGTCAGGTTGAAGTTGGTGCGGGTTGTCGGATTGGCAATTTTGTGGAATTGAAAAATACGAAATTGGGGGCAGAAACCAAAGCTGCCCATTTATCGTATTTAGGCGATGCCACCATTGGGGAAAAAGTCAATATTGGTTGCGGTACGATTACAGCTAACTACGATGGTGTAAAAAAGCATCCCACTAAAATTGGCGATCGCAGTAAGACGGGTGCTGATAGCGTCCTCGTCGCTCCGATCGAGATCGGACAGGATGTCAACATTGCCGCAGGCTCGACTATTACCGAAGACGTACCCGACGATTGTTTGGTTATTGCCAGATCGCGTCAGGTTGTCAAACCTGGCTGGAGGCTGAAGTCGAAGGAGTGA
- a CDS encoding IS701 family transposase, protein MKDQVPAAMPQCFENWCRRFDDVFSRQKQRQEFRVYLGGLLGESQRKNLSQLVTNTVDGSYNSLRHFLNNAPWDEVKLNNRRLEVMHQCRQTTPSQGFTLIVDDSGHRKSGAATDGVGRQYIGEIGKTDNGIVLLTTYLYDGVRRLPLDVALYQHASLFEQGKADPNFQKKPDLALDLVDQCLKRGYRPGVTVIDAGYGNNTPFLKQLESRNLTYVAAIAKNRQVTAQTSGDESARKQGLEAIAQTLAVEQFTPVQLNLEQPRTVWVALLPVHVPKLEGTRWLAIQLNASSFEQATEVDYFLTNASDNQVSAAWVAQTYSARNWVEVFYREAKGWLGLSEYQVRDALSMKRHWVLVFIAYTFILWHQLTGGFRRRWATKPLQTFAEALEAFRTAVEFRLVRWLNEHVDVFASHRAKFGYIWA, encoded by the coding sequence GTGAAAGATCAAGTACCAGCAGCGATGCCGCAGTGCTTTGAGAACTGGTGTCGTCGGTTTGATGATGTATTTTCGCGTCAGAAGCAGCGGCAGGAATTTCGTGTTTATCTAGGGGGACTGCTGGGTGAGAGTCAGCGCAAAAACCTGAGCCAACTGGTCACAAATACAGTAGATGGCTCCTACAACAGCCTCAGACATTTTCTCAACAATGCCCCTTGGGATGAAGTCAAGCTAAATAATCGGCGGTTGGAGGTGATGCACCAGTGTCGCCAGACGACCCCGAGTCAAGGTTTCACATTGATTGTAGATGATTCGGGACATCGCAAAAGTGGTGCGGCTACTGATGGGGTAGGACGGCAGTACATTGGGGAGATTGGCAAGACTGACAATGGTATTGTGCTGCTGACTACCTACTTGTATGATGGAGTGCGACGTCTGCCGTTAGATGTTGCACTCTATCAACACGCAAGTTTATTCGAGCAAGGCAAGGCAGACCCCAACTTCCAGAAAAAACCTGACCTGGCTCTAGACTTGGTTGACCAATGCTTGAAGCGCGGTTATCGACCGGGTGTGACTGTAATTGATGCAGGCTACGGTAATAACACGCCTTTTCTCAAGCAGTTGGAGTCGAGAAACCTAACTTACGTGGCAGCAATCGCCAAAAACCGCCAAGTTACTGCTCAAACATCAGGTGATGAGTCTGCTCGTAAGCAGGGATTAGAAGCTATTGCTCAAACCTTGGCAGTGGAGCAGTTCACACCTGTGCAACTCAATCTGGAGCAGCCCCGGACAGTTTGGGTGGCGCTGTTACCAGTTCACGTTCCGAAGCTCGAAGGCACTCGCTGGCTGGCGATTCAACTCAATGCCTCTAGTTTCGAGCAAGCGACGGAGGTGGATTACTTTCTCACCAATGCCTCTGACAACCAAGTCAGTGCGGCTTGGGTAGCTCAAACATATTCTGCTCGCAACTGGGTGGAGGTCTTCTATCGAGAAGCCAAGGGCTGGTTGGGTTTGAGTGAGTATCAAGTTCGGGATGCTCTGAGTATGAAGCGTCATTGGGTTTTAGTGTTCATCGCTTACACCTTCATCCTTTGGCATCAGTTGACCGGCGGATTCCGCAGACGTTGGGCAACCAAACCCTTACAAACCTTTGCCGAAGCATTGGAGGCATTCCGCACCGCAGTCGAGTTTCGTTTGGTCCGCTGGCTTAATGAGCATGTTGATGTATTTGCCTCTCACAGAGCTAAGTTCGGCTATATTTGGGCTTAG